The Cellulosimicrobium sp. ES-005 genome segment GAAGAGGAGCACGAACGTCGCGAGCACGACGACGCCCGCGGCGAGCGGGAGGCGCTGCGCGAGGTGCTCCTGGGTGTCGACGACCTCGGCGGCCGGACCGGCGACGTGCACGTCGAGGTCGCCCGTGTCGATCGCGCGGATCGCGCGCAGCAGGTCCTGGGCCTCGGCGGCGGTCGCGTCGCCGCCCTCGCCGACGTCGGGCGTGACGTCGACGACGAGGACCTCGGACGGGTAGTCGGTGTCCTGCATCGCGTCCTCGACGCCCGGCAGGGCCGCGACGCGGTCGAGGTAGGCGGAGGCGGCCTCGTCGCCGCGGGGCGCCTCGACGAGCACGGTGATCGGGGTGACGCCGAGGTCGGCGAAGCGCGACGTCGACGCGTCGGCGGCGAGGCGCGCCTCGGCGTCGGCGGGCAGGGAGTGGACCTCGGAGCTGCCGAGCGTCATCGAGCCGAGCGGCGCGGCGAGCGCGAGGAGGAGGGCGGTCGCGCCGAGCGTGACGAGCACGGCGTGCCGCTGGGCGGTGCGCGCGAGGCGCCCGAGCGTCCCGGCCCCGCCGCGACCGGTCCACGGGTGGGACCAGGTGCGGGCTCCCGGGGCGGGGATGGCGCGGTGCCAGGTCGCGACGAGCGCGGGCACGAGCGTCAGCCCGGCGGCGGTCGCGACGAGCACCACCACGGCGCCGCCGACGGCCATGCCGGAGAGCAGCGAGTCGCCGAGCAGGAGCAGGCCGGTCAGGGCGATCGCGACGGCCAGCCCGGACGCGAGGACGGCGCGCCCGGCGGTGGCGAGCGTGCGCCCGACGAGCTCGTCGAGCGGGAGGCCCGGGTGCTCGGCGCGCTCCTCGCGGAAGCGCGCCAGGACGAGCAAGGAGTAGTCGACCGTGAGCCCGAGGCCGAGCAGAGTCACGACGTTCACCGCGAACTCGTTGACGGGCACGATCCCCAGCAGGCCGCTGAGCACGAGCAGCGCGACCGCGATGGCGGCGAGCGCGGACAGCAGCGGCACCAGGCCCGCGCGCAGGCCGCCGAGGACGACGACGAGCACGACCAGCAGGACGGCGATCGCCACGCCCTCGCCCACGGCGGCGTCGGTGATCGCCTGGTCGACGAACGCCTCCTCGGCGAGCAGCGCCCCGCCGACGAGGACCTCGGGGGTGTCGACGGTGTGGAGCGCGTCGGCGACCTGGTGCGCGAGGGCGAGGGCGTCGTCGTCGGACAGCGCGGGGTCGAGCTCGACGATCACGAGCGAGCCCTGGCCGTCGTCGGCGATGAGGCCGCCACCGGTGTACGCGTCGAACAGCTCGACGACGCCCGGCATCGCCCGGATGCCGTGCATCACCTCGCTCGCCTGGGCGATCAGCTCCGTGGAGAAGTAGTCGCGCCCGGACAGGACGGCGACGACGGTCTCGCCCTCGGGCTGGAGCTCGTCGAGACGCTCGGCCGCGAGGGCGGAGGGGCTCCCGGGCGGGGCGGGATCGACGTCGGTGGTCTTGTCGAAGACGGCGCCGCCGAGCACCGCGCCGAGGACGAGGAGGACCGCCCAGACCCCGAGGACGACGCCACGGCGACGCGCGGCGAACCGTCCGGTCCGGTGCAGGAGGCGTCCGAGCGCCATGGGCAGTCCTCCTCGTCGAGGGACGTCGTGCGGAGAGAGCCGGTCGGGTGCAGGAGCTCGTGCGGGTCCTGCGCGGACCGTGAGGTGAGGTCAGCACCCTACGCGAGGGTGGGAGCGCCGTCGGACCACGCTCCGCCCGTGCGAGGGGTGCGCCTCGGGACCACCGGGGTGGAGAAGGGGGGTGAGACGGGACGGGCGGGGACGGCTCGTGCTGCCGCCCCCGCCCGGTCCGTCCCGGGGCGGACGGCTCACGCCGCCCGCCCCGGGGTCTCAGCTCAGCCGCAGGTCGCGGCCTCGTAGGCGACGTCCGCCTGGAACGTCAGGTCGCCGCCCGTCGCGGACACCTGGGCGGTGCCCGCCTCGACCGAGGTCGAGCGCGTCGCGAACGACTGGTACGCGGAGGCACCCGGCTGGACGCCGGTCACCGTCTTCGTCCCGAACGGCGTCGTCAGCGTGATGTCCGCCGGCACCGTGTCGTCGTTCGTGGCACGGACCGCGACGTAGACCTTGCCCGCCATGCAGCGGGTCTGGACCGTCGTCGAGATCGCGAGCTCCTCGACCGGCTCGTCGGTCAGCTCCTTGAACCGGATGTTCCGGTAGTTGACCATCTCGCCGCTGCCGTGGTTCTGGATGCCGACGAAGCTGTTCACCAGCCGCGCCGGGTCGGTGCTCGTGAAGTCGTTGACGAGCACGTCGTTGAGGTAGATGCGGATGCGGTCTCCCTCGACCCGGATGTCGTACGCGTTCCACTGCCCGACCGGCTTGAGGGCCGCGTCCCGGGCCGCCTCGTCGGCACCCTGGAACGTGTAGACCGCGCCGGTGGTGCGGTCGGGGGCGTCCGTCGCGTCGATCTGGATCTCGTAGCCCTTGTTGACGGCGACCCACGGGTCGTCGCCCGGGTTCGGGAACCCGACGAACACGCCGCCGTTGTCGTCCTTGGTGAGCTTCCAGTCGAGCTTCAGGCTGTAGTTCTCACCGAGCTCCTGCGCCGTGTACCAGAGCAGGCCCATGCCACCCGCACCGCGGATCGAGCAGTCGTCCTGGCGGCCGAAGCCACCCGGACCTGCCATGCGCCAGCCCTCCTGCAGGCTCGCGAGGGTGCCGTCGAAGAGGGCCGTGTAGCCGTCCTCGACCTCACCCGGCGAGCAGATGTCCGGGTTCTCGCCGATCGAGAGCACGTCGATGTTGATGTTGCCCTCGTCGCCGGTCTCGTACGCGAGCGTGATGGTGTTGACTCCGGCCTGGAGCTCGAGGTTGCGCGTCAGCACACCCCAGTCCTTCCAGCTCCCCGTCGTGGGGAAGTTCCACTGACCGAGGTCCTGGCCGTTCACGTGCAGCGAGACGTTCTTCGCGCGCAGCGTCGTGTACGGGTGGATGCCGTTGGCGTAGCGCACGTTGACCGGGTAGGTGCCCGCCTCGGGGACGGTCACGGAGAACGTCCGGCCGGCGCCGACGCTCGTCATGCCCGCGGCGAAGCCGGAGCCCGAGTAGTTGCTGTGGTCCGAGCCGATGCTCGAGCTGCCGAGCGGCTGCGCGAGCTCCGCCTCGTACCAGCCGCGGTCGGCCGGGGCGACGTAGCCGGGGAGCGAGTTGAGCGTGTACCAGGCCTCGGTGCTGAGGAGCTCGGCGCCGTCGGCGGACGCGAACGGACGCGGCGACCGGATGTAGACGACGTGGCCGGGCTTGAGGCCGTCGATCTTCAGCGTGACGGTCGTGCGGTCCTCGGACACCGTGGCGTCGGTGACGAAGAGCGGCTCCTCGTCGACCTTCGGGCCGCCGTACTGCTGCGTCGGCACGTAGCGCCACTGCTTGACCTGGTAGGCGTCGGCGAGCTTCTCGACGACCTCGTCGGAGACCGGGTCGGTGTACTCGATCTCGAAGCCGCCCTCGACCACGCGCATCTCCTTCATGTCGAAGGAGTCCTCGTTGACGGGGACGAGCTTCTGGAGGCCGTACCGGAGCTTGCCGGACTCGCCCCAGTTGCCGCCCTCACCGGTGCCGCCGGCGTAGAGCGCGCCGTCGGGGCCGTAGATGACACGGTTCACGCCGACCTCGAGGCCGGCGGTGTGGCGGAAGACCGCACCCTGGAACTCGCCGTCGACCTTCTCGAGGAACGCGCGCTGGATGCCGCCGTAGGTGACGTCGCCGATGAGCATCTGGCCGGCGAACTCGCCGTCCTGGACGAGGATCGGGTTGCCCGGGGAGTTCGCGATCTCGTTCTGCGGGAGCCACACGGCCGGCGGGGAGACGGGGTTCGCGTCGAACGGCCCGGCCGGGTTCGTGTAGTGGTTGTAGAACTTGCCCGGCTGGATGTGGATGAGCTTGTTCGCCGGCAGCCAGGCACCCTGGTTGTCCGTCCCGAAGATCGCACCCTCGGGGCCGAAGCCGATGCCGTTGGGCGTGCGGAGGCCGCCCGCGACGTACGTGACCTCGCCGGTCTCGCGGTCGATCTTGATCGACGTGCCGCGGTTGGCCGCCGGCTGCGGGTTGGTCGTCGCGCCGCCGTTGTTGATGGCCACGGAGAGGTTGACGTAGAAGTAGTCCTCGTCGTGGATCAGGCCGAACGCGAACTCGTGGAAGTTGCCGCCGTCGGGCCACTCCGCGATCTTCGTGTGCTGGTCGTAGAAGCCGTCCCCGTCGGGGTCGGTGAGCTGCGTGAGCTGGTAGCGCTCCGAGACGAAGATCGAGTCCTCGACGACCTCGATGCCCATCGGGTTGAGCAGCTCGTCCGCGACCAGGGTCGCCGTGACGTCCTCGGGGCCGTCCGCCGTGGTGACGCCGTCGAGGAAGTAGACCTCGCCGGACACCGGGTCGGGGCGCCAGCCCCCGGAGCTGACCTCGCCCGTCGTCACGACGGCGAGCTTCTCGTCCGGCGTGAACGCCAGGCCCGAGACCTTGGGCTCGAAGCCCTCGGGGCGCAGGTCGACGAGGTCGTAGTTCGGGTTGACGGCGTCCAGGCGCAGGCCGTCGCCGGCCGTGTCGGTCGCACCCTCGCAGTACTTGTAGCCGGGCGCGGTCACGCGCACGACGCCCGCCTCGGTGCTGAGCGCCGACGTCGGGATGACCTCGAACGTCGAGCTGCCCGGCGTCTTCCACGCGAGCGTGAGGCGCTGCTTGTCGCTGCCCTCGTAGTAGTCGACCCGAAGGTCGTGCACGCCCGCCGTGAGGGTCGCGCTGCCCTCGACGGAGGTCGAGTCGTTCGGGCCGTCGTTCTCGAGGACGAGCTGGCCGTCGATGTAGACGAGGGCGCCGTCGTCGTTGGTGACCTTGAACTGGTACTGGCCGTCTGCGGGGACGGTCAGGTTCGCGGTCACCTGCGAGATGAAGTTGTCCTCGGCGCCGAACTGCTCGGCGGTCGACCAGTCGATGGTCGGCATGAGCTTGTCGACGTTGGGGGTCTGGCCGGACTTCAGGGTGCAGACGGCCCCGGGGTTCTGCGCGAGCTGGAAGGTCCGCAGCGTGACGCCGGGCTCCTGCTCGGGAAGGTCGGCCGCGGCGGGGACGGCCCAGCCCGCGACGACCACGGCGCCGAGGGTCAGGGCGGCCGCGCCGCGTCGGTACCTGATCCGGCGGGACACCGGCAGGCTGGTGCGTTCGAGCATCGTTGCTCCCTCATACTCGGTCGGACTTCGAGTCCACGGAGCGTAACCCCTGCCCGGCTCCGTCGATGACAACGCTGGACAGGCTAGCCCTCGTTCTATCGATGTGTCTACAACTTCCGACTTGCAGTCGACAAAAGTGCCCTGGCCTGCTCGGACGTACGCTCGGAGGCATGAGCGCACGCCACGGCGACATCGCCGACAGCACCGCGTCCCGGCCGTTCGCGCAGGTGGACGTCTTCACCGAGGTCCCGACCCTCGGCAATCCCGTGGCGGTCGTGCTCGACGCCGACGGGCTCACGGACGACCAGATGGCCGCCTTCGCCCGCTGGACGAACCTCTCGGAGACGACGTTCCTCCTCCCGCCCAGCCCCGAGGGGGCCGCCGGAGGCGCCGACTACCGCCTGCGGATTTTCACCCCCGGCGGCGAGCTCCCCTTCGCCGGGCACCCGACGCTCGGCTCCTGCCACGCGTGGCTCGAGGCGGGCGGCGAGCCCCGGGCGGGCGACGCCGTCGTGCAGGAGTGCGGCGTCGGCCTGGTGACGATCCGGCGCGAGGCGCCGGCCGCCGGGTCGGACGCTGCCGGACCGGACGACGAGCCGGACGGGGACCTCCCGCGCGGGCTCGCGTTCGCCGCGCCCGACCTGCTCGCCGACGAGCCGGTCCCGGACGACGACCTCGCGGCGATCGTCGCCGCGCTCGGCGTCCCCGACGACGCCGTGGTCGACCACCGCGTCCTCGACAACGGGCCCGGGTGGCGCGTCGTGCTGCTGGACTCGGCGGACCGCGTCGCCGGGCTCGTACCCGACTGGACGCGGCTTCGCGTCGAGCACCCCGACCTCTCCGTCGGGGTCGCCGGCCTGTACGGGGACGACGGCGGCCCCGACGGCGCCGCGGTCGAGGTCCGCGGGTTCGCGCTCGCCATGGGCATCCCGGAGGATCCCGTCACCGGGAGCCTCAACGCCGTCGTCGGGCAGTGGCTCACGCGGGACGGCCGCCTCCCCGACCGCTACCTCGCCGCCCAGGGCGCGGCGCTCGGCCGGGCCGGGCGCGTGCGCGTCGAGCGCGACGGGTCGGGGACGGTCTGGGTCGGCGGCGCGAGCGTCACGTGCGTCGCGGGCACCGTCCGCCTCTGAGCACCCGTCGGCGACGGGCCGAGGTCCGGGTGCCGAACCCGGGGGACGTCGCCGGCATCGGCGCTCGATCTCGGCGATATCCCCGGGCTCGACGGTCCCCGGGCTCCGTAGACTGGGGCAAGTGTCAAGAACCCCACCTGTTTCCGGGTCCGACCGCGCCCTGACGGACCGCGCGGTCGTCGCGCGCGCCCGCTGGGCGCTCATGGTGCAGTTCGGGCTGTTCGGGGTCATCGGCGCGTCGTGGATGAGCCGCCTGCCCTCGGTCCGCGAGGCGCTGGGGATCAGCGCGAGCCAGCTCGGCCTGCTGCTCGTCGTCGGTGGCCTGGGCTCGCTCGTGTCCGTGGTGTCCGCGGGCGCGGTCGTCGCACGGTTCGGCAGCCGCACGACCCTCGTCGTCGCGACCGCGGGGAACGTCGTCGGGTTCGGCCTCGTCGCCCTGGGCACCGGGACGGGCGGGGTCGTCCTCTTCGCGACCGGCGCGTTCCTCAACGGGGTGTGCGGCGCGCTCACCAACGTGCCGATCAACATCTGCGCGGCCTCCGTCGAGCAGCACGTCGGACGGGCGATCCTCCCCCACTTCCACGCCGCGTTCTCCATCGGCGCCGCGTGCGGGGCGCTCGTCGCGGCCGCGTTCTCGTGGGCGCACGTGGGCATCACCGCGCAGATCCTCGTCGTGACGCTCGCCGTCACGGTGGCGCGCGCCGTGCTCGTCGCCCCCGCGACCGCGCTCGCCCCCGACCGCACGGCGCCCGCGCGCGCGGCCGCGCCGTCGGGCACCACCGAGCCGGCCGACGACGGCGCGGCACCCGCACACCCGACCTCG includes the following:
- a CDS encoding efflux RND transporter permease subunit, which produces MALGRLLHRTGRFAARRRGVVLGVWAVLLVLGAVLGGAVFDKTTDVDPAPPGSPSALAAERLDELQPEGETVVAVLSGRDYFSTELIAQASEVMHGIRAMPGVVELFDAYTGGGLIADDGQGSLVIVELDPALSDDDALALAHQVADALHTVDTPEVLVGGALLAEEAFVDQAITDAAVGEGVAIAVLLVVLVVVLGGLRAGLVPLLSALAAIAVALLVLSGLLGIVPVNEFAVNVVTLLGLGLTVDYSLLVLARFREERAEHPGLPLDELVGRTLATAGRAVLASGLAVAIALTGLLLLGDSLLSGMAVGGAVVVLVATAAGLTLVPALVATWHRAIPAPGARTWSHPWTGRGGAGTLGRLARTAQRHAVLVTLGATALLLALAAPLGSMTLGSSEVHSLPADAEARLAADASTSRFADLGVTPITVLVEAPRGDEAASAYLDRVAALPGVEDAMQDTDYPSEVLVVDVTPDVGEGGDATAAEAQDLLRAIRAIDTGDLDVHVAGPAAEVVDTQEHLAQRLPLAAGVVVLATFVLLFLLTGSLVVPLKALVMNLLTLAATLGVLVSVFQHGVGASLLGFEPWGALDVTTPLLIGMLVFGLSTDYEVFLLARTAEEWRARTPGEDLRAANDRAVLRGITATGPVITTAAVAIGIVFLGFAAGELVAMKEVGVGMAVAVLLDVTVVRGLLLPATMTLLGRWNWWPSWRDGSEGSVRARAPRGRDGSSIRRSSLAAPARPTTTRHTPAPPSPSASGSPSAPPR
- a CDS encoding MFS transporter, whose protein sequence is MSRTPPVSGSDRALTDRAVVARARWALMVQFGLFGVIGASWMSRLPSVREALGISASQLGLLLVVGGLGSLVSVVSAGAVVARFGSRTTLVVATAGNVVGFGLVALGTGTGGVVLFATGAFLNGVCGALTNVPINICAASVEQHVGRAILPHFHAAFSIGAACGALVAAAFSWAHVGITAQILVVTLAVTVARAVLVAPATALAPDRTAPARAAAPSGTTEPADDGAAPAHPTSPRRGAGVRAALAAWREPRTLLIGLVLLASSLSEGSAGNWLSIAVVDGFAVREALGAVAYGTFVGAMTVFRFAGTGLIDRFGRVAVLRASGVSALVGLLVFGLAPSLPLAWVGIVLWGCGAALANPVAIAAASDDPAHAAPRVAVATSFSTVAMLTAPPLLGLLVDQVGARHMLLVICAATVLSLAVAGQVRPLPRPAPHPVAAVPAEEPTR
- a CDS encoding PhzF family phenazine biosynthesis protein; this translates as MSARHGDIADSTASRPFAQVDVFTEVPTLGNPVAVVLDADGLTDDQMAAFARWTNLSETTFLLPPSPEGAAGGADYRLRIFTPGGELPFAGHPTLGSCHAWLEAGGEPRAGDAVVQECGVGLVTIRREAPAAGSDAAGPDDEPDGDLPRGLAFAAPDLLADEPVPDDDLAAIVAALGVPDDAVVDHRVLDNGPGWRVVLLDSADRVAGLVPDWTRLRVEHPDLSVGVAGLYGDDGGPDGAAVEVRGFALAMGIPEDPVTGSLNAVVGQWLTRDGRLPDRYLAAQGAALGRAGRVRVERDGSGTVWVGGASVTCVAGTVRL
- a CDS encoding family 16 glycoside hydrolase, with product MLERTSLPVSRRIRYRRGAAALTLGAVVVAGWAVPAAADLPEQEPGVTLRTFQLAQNPGAVCTLKSGQTPNVDKLMPTIDWSTAEQFGAEDNFISQVTANLTVPADGQYQFKVTNDDGALVYIDGQLVLENDGPNDSTSVEGSATLTAGVHDLRVDYYEGSDKQRLTLAWKTPGSSTFEVIPTSALSTEAGVVRVTAPGYKYCEGATDTAGDGLRLDAVNPNYDLVDLRPEGFEPKVSGLAFTPDEKLAVVTTGEVSSGGWRPDPVSGEVYFLDGVTTADGPEDVTATLVADELLNPMGIEVVEDSIFVSERYQLTQLTDPDGDGFYDQHTKIAEWPDGGNFHEFAFGLIHDEDYFYVNLSVAINNGGATTNPQPAANRGTSIKIDRETGEVTYVAGGLRTPNGIGFGPEGAIFGTDNQGAWLPANKLIHIQPGKFYNHYTNPAGPFDANPVSPPAVWLPQNEIANSPGNPILVQDGEFAGQMLIGDVTYGGIQRAFLEKVDGEFQGAVFRHTAGLEVGVNRVIYGPDGALYAGGTGEGGNWGESGKLRYGLQKLVPVNEDSFDMKEMRVVEGGFEIEYTDPVSDEVVEKLADAYQVKQWRYVPTQQYGGPKVDEEPLFVTDATVSEDRTTVTLKIDGLKPGHVVYIRSPRPFASADGAELLSTEAWYTLNSLPGYVAPADRGWYEAELAQPLGSSSIGSDHSNYSGSGFAAGMTSVGAGRTFSVTVPEAGTYPVNVRYANGIHPYTTLRAKNVSLHVNGQDLGQWNFPTTGSWKDWGVLTRNLELQAGVNTITLAYETGDEGNINIDVLSIGENPDICSPGEVEDGYTALFDGTLASLQEGWRMAGPGGFGRQDDCSIRGAGGMGLLWYTAQELGENYSLKLDWKLTKDDNGGVFVGFPNPGDDPWVAVNKGYEIQIDATDAPDRTTGAVYTFQGADEAARDAALKPVGQWNAYDIRVEGDRIRIYLNDVLVNDFTSTDPARLVNSFVGIQNHGSGEMVNYRNIRFKELTDEPVEELAISTTVQTRCMAGKVYVAVRATNDDTVPADITLTTPFGTKTVTGVQPGASAYQSFATRSTSVEAGTAQVSATGGDLTFQADVAYEAATCG